A region of the Streptomyces durocortorensis genome:
TACGGCTTTCTCGCGGGGCGCGGGGTCCGGGTGCCCCAGGAGGCCCCGCAGCCGGTCCCCGTACCCGCTCCCGAACCGGTGAGCCGTACGGCGCCCACGGCGTACGACGTGACGGGGGCGCACACGGCGTGGGGCATCGTTGACGTGCAGCGGCGGCCCCTCGTCGCGGGGCACCACACGCAGGCACTCGGCTTCTACGCCGTCACCACGGAGGAGAACCACCCCCACTGGCCGCAGGCCGCGGAGGTGCTGGCCCGGACGGTCGCCGACGCAGAGGTGTCCGCGCTCGACTGGATCGCCGAAGCGGCCCTGCGCCACCAGAACCTCAATGTCCTGGTAGCGCGGCTGGACGAGACCCGCTGCCTCGTCCGGCTGCGCGGCGGGCGCCAGTTGGAGGCCCGTACCGAACGCGACTGGGGCGCCCGCAGGCCCCCGCTCGACCCGGTCCTGCTGGGGTCGGCCGTCAACCTCTGGCTCACCGACGGGGAGCGGACGAAGGACCTGACGGACGGGCTGACCCTGCGCACGGGGGAGTGGGAGATCCGGGTGGCCTTCACCTCGCCGAGGTAAGGCAACCAGGAACCGATCAGAAATCGATCAGGAATCGATCGGGAATGAGTGCAATCGACCCCGGTGGTTCACAGAAGCTCCTTATAGTGGTCCCGCGTTGATCGTATGGTCGCAACGCGCGAAGCCGTCGCCACTGGAGTCCGTACGATGACGAACCCCTCGTCCGCCACGCCCGAGCCCCCGGCCGGTGGAGGCGGTCGCTGTCCCATGGGCTCCGGCACGGGAGCCGTCCCGATCGGCGGGCCCGGCTTCCACGTCGAACCCCAGGAGCTCTACCGGTCCATGCGGCGCGAGCACGGACCCGTCGTCCCGGTGGAGCTGCCCGGCGGCTTCCCCGCCTGGCTCGTGATCGGCTACCGGGAACTCCACCAGGTCACCAGCGACGGGGAGTTGTTCCCCCGGGACGTCTCCCTGTGGAACCAGTGGGAGAACGTCCCCGCCGACTGGCCGCTGCTGCCCATGGTCGGCACGCCCATGCCCTCCATCTACTTCACCGCCGGGGCCGAGCACCGCCGCCACGTCGACATGGTCGTACCGGCACTCGAAGGCGCCGACCCCTTCGAAATCCGTCAGCACTGCGAGCAGTTGGCCGACCGGCTCATCGACGCCGTGTGCAGCCGCGGCACCGCCGACCTCGTCGCCGAGTTCGCCGAACCGCTCCCCGTCCTCGTCCTCGCCCGGCTCGTCGGGTTCCCCGACGACGAGGGCGCCGACATCGCGCGGGTGCTCAAGGACCTCGCCGACGGCGGCCCCGACGCCCAGAAGGCCCATCTGCGCTTCGGCGAGCACATGCAGCGGCTCGTCGCGGCGAAGCGGGCGCGGCCGGGCGACGACGTGACCTCCCGGATGCTCGCCCACCCGGGGCCGTTCACCGACGAGGAGTACGCGCTCGACCTGATGGCCATCACGGCCGCGGGCCATCTGACCACCGCCGACTGGATCAGCAACTCCACCCGGCTGATGCTCACCGAGGACCAGTTCGCCGATGCCCTGTCCGGTGGGCGGCACAGCGTCGCCGAGGCCATGAACGAGGTGCTCTGGGAGGACGGCCCGACCCAGATCCTGGCCGGGCGGTGGGCCTCGCGCGACGCCCGGCTCGGCGGGCGCGAGATCGCCCGCGGCGACATGCTCCTCCTCGGCCTCGGCGCGGCCAACGCCGACCCGCACATCCGCCAGCAGGTCACGGACGTGGTGGTCCGGTCCGGGCAGGGCGGCAACAGCGCGCACATGGCGTTCAGCCACGGCGAGTACCGCTGCCCCTTCCCCGCCCAGGAGATCGCCGAGATCATCGCCCGTACCGGCATCGAGGTGCTGCTCGACCGGCTGCCCGACCTCGAACTGTCCGTCCCCGTGACGGAGCTCGTGCGCCGGCCGTCCGCCTTTCTGCGCGGCACGACCGCGCTGCCCGTACGCTTCACGCCCGTACGCTCGACAGGAGACGCGTTGTGAACTGCCCGCACACTGCCGCCGCGCAGGCCGACCGGAGCGGCGGGCCCGTCGTCATCGACCCCATGGTCCAGGACCTGGACGGCGAGACGGCACGGCTGCGCGACGCCGGGGTGCTCGCCCGGATCGACCTGCTCGGCGTACCGGCCCGGACGGTCACCCGGCACGCCGAGGCACGCCAACTGCTCGTCGATCCCCGGCTGGTGAAGGACATCAACGCCTGGGACCTCTGGCAGAGCGGTGCCGTGACCCACGCCTGGCCGCTCATCGGCATGATCGACGCCGGACGCTCCATGTTCACCGTGGACGGGGCCGAGCACCGGCGGCTGCGCACCAAGACCTCGCAGGCGCTCACCCCGCGGCGGCTCGAAGCGATCCGCCCGGCCATCGAGAAGTTCACCGAAGAGCTGCTGGACGACCTGGAGGCCGCACGAGGCGAGGACGGGGTCGTCGACCTCAAGACCGTGTTCGCCCAGCCGCTGCCGATGCGGGTGGTCGGCATGCTCATGGGCGTCGACGAGTCCCAGCACGCCATGCTGACCCGGAAGTACAAGGCGTTCTTCTCGATGCTCACCCCGCAGGAGGAACGCCTCGC
Encoded here:
- a CDS encoding cytochrome P450, with the protein product MTNPSSATPEPPAGGGGRCPMGSGTGAVPIGGPGFHVEPQELYRSMRREHGPVVPVELPGGFPAWLVIGYRELHQVTSDGELFPRDVSLWNQWENVPADWPLLPMVGTPMPSIYFTAGAEHRRHVDMVVPALEGADPFEIRQHCEQLADRLIDAVCSRGTADLVAEFAEPLPVLVLARLVGFPDDEGADIARVLKDLADGGPDAQKAHLRFGEHMQRLVAAKRARPGDDVTSRMLAHPGPFTDEEYALDLMAITAAGHLTTADWISNSTRLMLTEDQFADALSGGRHSVAEAMNEVLWEDGPTQILAGRWASRDARLGGREIARGDMLLLGLGAANADPHIRQQVTDVVVRSGQGGNSAHMAFSHGEYRCPFPAQEIAEIIARTGIEVLLDRLPDLELSVPVTELVRRPSAFLRGTTALPVRFTPVRSTGDAL